The following proteins are co-located in the Acidobacteriota bacterium genome:
- a CDS encoding ABC transporter ATP-binding protein, with protein sequence MMGTSTNSPPRPSAVGTDAAVIRTEAMTKTYRVGSEELHALSGITFTMERGEYVALMGPSGSGKSTLMNLLGCLDTPTSGRYWLAGRLVSELDDMDLALVRNREIGFVFQTFHLLPRFTAVGNVELPLIYRHVAPRERRELAENALRLVDLGDRLHHRPNELSGGQRQRVAIARALVTDPSILLADEPTGNLDSRTGAEIMKLFERLHGAGHTVVLITHDQDVAKQARRIIYIKDGRIERDERAK encoded by the coding sequence ATGATGGGCACTTCCACCAACTCGCCTCCTCGCCCCAGCGCCGTCGGAACTGACGCCGCGGTCATCCGCACCGAGGCGATGACCAAGACGTATCGCGTGGGCTCGGAAGAGCTGCACGCGCTGAGCGGCATCACGTTCACCATGGAGCGCGGCGAATACGTGGCTCTCATGGGACCGTCGGGGTCGGGCAAATCCACGCTGATGAATCTGCTGGGGTGCCTCGACACTCCGACCTCGGGACGCTACTGGCTGGCCGGGCGATTGGTGAGCGAGCTTGATGACATGGATCTCGCGCTGGTGCGCAACCGCGAGATTGGATTTGTCTTCCAGACATTCCATCTGCTGCCGCGCTTCACGGCGGTGGGCAACGTGGAGTTGCCGCTGATCTACCGGCACGTCGCCCCGCGTGAGCGCCGCGAGTTGGCAGAGAATGCGCTGCGCCTGGTGGACCTTGGGGACCGTCTGCATCACCGCCCCAACGAACTCTCCGGCGGGCAGCGCCAACGCGTGGCCATCGCGCGCGCGCTGGTTACTGACCCGTCCATCCTGCTGGCCGATGAGCCGACTGGGAATCTCGACTCGCGTACCGGCGCGGAGATCATGAAGCTGTTCGAGCGATTGCACGGCGCAGGCCACACGGTGGTGCTGATCACGCACGACCAGGATGTCGCCAAGCAGGCGCGCCGTATCATCTACATAAAAGACG